From Thermus albus, one genomic window encodes:
- a CDS encoding metallophosphoesterase family protein, producing the protein MECVRLLHTADWHLGKVLKGVDRTPEIGEALKALLEVVAKEGVDLVVISGDLFDRPQVSAEAEAMAVEFFLRLRELGVPALVIAGNHDPKERLEALSPLLALAGAEVRGKPLFREEGGVVRVGDLEAALLPFVSERILVKKVLQEAEERHRTYAEAMRRILDNLRSPLMLGHFALEGVRPGGGEFAFHLTGSYAVPPSALPLGARYVALGHIHRQQQVSEAPVAWYSGSLIQLDFGEGEEAERGALLVEVPERGPVQAYPLRERWGKPLRTFRLKPEELDGRLPELERFPGYLRLVVEGRLSPAVKERLFQGLPHLLAVETLGGLEDGEMGSAPELGLVEAYERYLRERGRQEEALLERFGQVLKEVELEALAPGA; encoded by the coding sequence ATGGAATGCGTGCGGCTCCTCCATACCGCGGACTGGCACCTGGGCAAGGTATTAAAGGGCGTGGACCGAACCCCGGAGATCGGGGAGGCCCTGAAGGCCCTTTTGGAGGTGGTGGCCAAGGAAGGGGTGGACCTGGTGGTGATCTCGGGGGACCTCTTTGACCGCCCTCAGGTATCCGCCGAGGCCGAGGCCATGGCGGTGGAATTTTTCCTGCGCCTTAGGGAGCTTGGGGTTCCCGCCTTGGTCATCGCCGGCAACCATGACCCCAAGGAGCGCCTCGAGGCCCTCTCCCCCCTCTTGGCCCTGGCGGGGGCGGAGGTGAGGGGGAAGCCCCTTTTCCGGGAGGAAGGGGGTGTGGTCCGGGTGGGGGACCTCGAGGCGGCCCTCCTTCCCTTTGTTTCCGAGCGCATCCTGGTGAAAAAGGTCCTGCAAGAGGCCGAGGAGCGCCACCGCACCTACGCCGAGGCCATGCGCCGCATTCTGGACAACTTGAGAAGCCCCTTGATGCTGGGGCATTTTGCCCTGGAGGGGGTGCGGCCGGGGGGAGGGGAGTTCGCCTTCCACCTCACGGGTAGCTACGCCGTGCCCCCTTCCGCCCTGCCCCTGGGGGCCCGCTACGTGGCTCTGGGCCACATCCACCGCCAGCAGCAGGTTTCCGAGGCCCCGGTGGCTTGGTATTCGGGAAGCCTCATTCAGCTGGACTTCGGGGAGGGGGAGGAGGCGGAGCGGGGGGCCTTGCTGGTGGAGGTGCCCGAACGGGGACCGGTCCAGGCCTATCCCCTACGGGAGCGGTGGGGTAAGCCCCTTAGAACCTTCCGCCTGAAGCCCGAGGAGCTGGACGGCAGGCTTCCCGAGCTGGAGCGATTTCCCGGCTACCTCAGGCTGGTGGTGGAGGGCCGGCTTTCCCCAGCGGTGAAGGAGAGGCTCTTCCAGGGGCTTCCCCATCTCCTGGCGGTGGAGACCCTGGGAGGGCTGGAGGATGGAGAGATGGGCTCGGCTCCGGAACTGGGCTTGGTGGAGGCCTACGAACGCTATCTGAGGGAGCGGGGGCGCCAGGAGGAGGCGCTTTTGGAGCGGTTTGGCCAGGTGCTTAAGGAGGTGGAGCTTGAGGCCCTTGCGCCTGGAGCTTGA
- a CDS encoding YibE/F family protein — protein sequence MRLGVLLCLLLLPALAQGEGRYLVGRLVALEPQGGVALVEVGGRRLPALLPVDGGQYRVGQRVVLYQEGGRTYVTEPDRIPWLLGLLGLFAFLAALLGRGKGVRGLVGTFLSLLVVVYFVVPRVAAGGNPLLYAFLGSLGVLLLTVYLVHGVNRKTTAALLGTLASVALVLLLALFFTRVLRFTGLASEEALLLRQWGGVDLVSLFLAGVVVGALGALTDVTVTQAAVVQALAHANPRFGLGELYRRGMEVGYDHMGSLVNTLVLAYAAGSLPLFLLLTKDPTPLRFLLNTEPFAAEMVSMVLGSLGLLLAVPLTTLVAAWAFQGGKGGPPEAHGYPH from the coding sequence ATGCGCTTGGGGGTTCTCCTATGTTTGCTCCTCCTTCCCGCCTTGGCCCAGGGCGAAGGGAGGTACCTGGTGGGTCGCCTGGTGGCCCTCGAGCCCCAAGGGGGCGTGGCTCTGGTGGAGGTGGGGGGCAGGAGGCTTCCGGCCCTCCTCCCCGTGGATGGCGGCCAGTACCGCGTGGGCCAGCGGGTGGTCCTCTACCAGGAGGGGGGCAGGACCTATGTGACCGAGCCCGACCGCATCCCCTGGCTTCTTGGTCTTTTGGGCCTGTTCGCCTTCCTGGCGGCCCTCTTGGGCCGGGGCAAGGGGGTTAGGGGGCTTGTGGGCACCTTTTTGAGCCTTTTGGTGGTGGTCTACTTTGTGGTTCCCAGGGTGGCGGCTGGGGGGAACCCGCTTCTTTACGCCTTTTTGGGAAGCCTGGGGGTACTTCTTCTCACCGTGTACCTGGTCCACGGGGTAAACCGCAAGACCACCGCCGCCCTTTTGGGCACCCTGGCCTCGGTGGCCTTGGTCCTCCTCTTGGCCCTCTTCTTCACCCGGGTCCTGAGGTTCACGGGCCTGGCCTCGGAGGAGGCCCTCCTCCTGAGGCAATGGGGTGGGGTGGACCTGGTCTCCCTCTTCTTGGCGGGGGTGGTGGTGGGGGCCTTGGGGGCCTTGACCGACGTGACCGTGACCCAGGCGGCGGTGGTCCAGGCCTTGGCCCACGCCAACCCCCGCTTTGGCCTTGGGGAGCTTTACCGGAGGGGCATGGAGGTGGGCTACGACCACATGGGTAGCCTGGTGAACACCCTGGTCTTGGCCTACGCCGCAGGCTCCTTACCCCTTTTCCTCCTCCTCACCAAGGACCCCACCCCCTTGCGCTTCCTCCTCAATACCGAGCCCTTTGCCGCCGAGATGGTCTCCATGGTGCTGGGTTCCTTGGGGCTTCTTCTGGCGGTACCCCTCACCACCTTGGTGGCCGCCTGGGCCTTCCAGGGGGGGAAAGGGGGACCGCCGGAGGCCCACGGCTACCCCCACTGA
- a CDS encoding AAA family ATPase, protein MRPLRLELEGFGPYRERQGVDFSDVELFAITGPTGSGKSTLLDAIAFALYGLVPRVGRNVGSLVHPAASEARVRLTFQVGGRVYRVERVRGRRSEGRLFQVEPAGEKLLPLETLEALNRTLEELLGLTYEAFTRALLLPQGEFDRFLKGEAKERRRILLDLFELSRLDRAREKAASRKAALLEEKGRLEGELLGLREASLEAKEELEKGLADLSQEIARLFQEKKQLEKGLAEGRDLESLLKRLRELEGRLNRLKAEAPRMAEVEERLKKAEEAEKALPLWQDLRRKEEALAATQMELQRVRARLEELARDRQALAFDPETLREAREALLEAKGLEALEALWRRVGVKEHPAPRVGLSPEAYVEALESLLREEALLAERERGLARLVEGQRRLKEKEEALRQLKEALERLVAEGGQARAQAEALEEARKGAEAHRLGLELEEIGRRRRLLEEEKKRLEAELAHLTQEEKRLGLLAYRDLLRPGEPCPLCGGVVRALPPVPEGLGASGLRKRREEGEKALREVLTRLGALAEEERAKREALKALGVPPRPGDPKALEEELQGAQARLQELRERYREKQGEARALEEELKRLSQELEHGRRELSGLEGEVGALTDLGKQEAAWERVREALASLRWEKEALGAGLYRLLWEKTGGRPVGEHIGQLSRRLEELEKKEGLDRQLAQALEEVSRTLAGLSAQEKEQEKALEEAKSRVLGLMPEEEAKALYLSPEEREALAKRVRVHREELSQVEALLVEVEKEVRARFPGPLPSVEEVEARLREVEARLSQVQEDLQGKMGKKAVLEERLEAMEEKLKHRQALEARLAEVVREVDLWEKLAFDLQQNNFPAYLLGLRQRSLVERADELMATLSAGRYRLRSKEDEYQVLDLWTEAVRPVKTLSGGESFLASLSLALALSEELSRGRLGALFLDEGFGTVDPETLEVVAGVLEGLPTRGRLVGIVTHVEALAERLPARLRVRKHPSGSRVEWA, encoded by the coding sequence TTGAGGCCCTTGCGCCTGGAGCTTGAGGGGTTTGGCCCCTATCGGGAGCGGCAGGGGGTGGACTTCTCCGACGTGGAGCTTTTCGCCATCACCGGGCCCACGGGAAGCGGGAAGAGCACCCTTCTAGACGCCATCGCCTTCGCCCTTTATGGCCTCGTGCCCCGGGTGGGGCGGAACGTGGGAAGCCTGGTCCACCCTGCCGCCAGCGAGGCCCGGGTGCGCCTCACCTTCCAGGTGGGGGGAAGGGTCTATAGGGTGGAACGGGTCCGGGGAAGGAGGAGCGAGGGCCGGCTGTTCCAGGTGGAGCCCGCCGGGGAGAAGCTTCTCCCCCTGGAGACCCTGGAGGCCCTGAACCGGACCTTGGAGGAACTTTTGGGCCTCACCTACGAGGCCTTCACCCGGGCCCTTCTCCTTCCCCAGGGGGAGTTTGACCGTTTCCTTAAGGGGGAGGCCAAGGAAAGGCGGAGGATCCTCCTGGACCTCTTTGAGCTTTCCCGGCTGGATAGGGCCCGGGAAAAGGCGGCCTCCCGCAAGGCGGCCCTCTTGGAGGAGAAGGGCCGGCTGGAGGGGGAGCTTTTGGGGCTTCGTGAGGCGAGCCTCGAGGCCAAGGAGGAGCTGGAGAAGGGGCTGGCCGATCTATCCCAGGAGATTGCCCGCCTTTTTCAGGAGAAGAAGCAGCTGGAAAAAGGGCTTGCCGAGGGGAGGGACCTAGAGTCCCTTCTTAAGCGCCTAAGGGAGTTGGAAGGCCGCTTAAACCGCCTTAAGGCGGAGGCCCCCCGCATGGCGGAGGTGGAGGAAAGGCTTAAGAAGGCGGAGGAGGCGGAAAAGGCCTTGCCCCTTTGGCAAGACCTCAGGCGGAAGGAGGAGGCCTTGGCGGCCACCCAGATGGAACTCCAAAGGGTGCGGGCCCGGCTTGAGGAGCTGGCAAGGGACCGCCAGGCCCTGGCCTTTGACCCGGAAACCCTAAGGGAGGCACGGGAGGCCCTTTTGGAGGCCAAAGGGCTTGAGGCCCTCGAGGCCCTTTGGCGCCGGGTGGGGGTGAAGGAGCACCCCGCCCCCAGGGTGGGGCTTTCCCCCGAGGCCTATGTGGAGGCCTTGGAGTCCCTGCTTCGGGAGGAGGCCCTTTTGGCGGAGAGGGAGCGGGGGCTGGCCCGCCTGGTGGAGGGGCAAAGGCGGCTTAAGGAAAAGGAGGAGGCCTTAAGGCAACTTAAGGAGGCCCTGGAGCGCCTGGTGGCGGAGGGGGGGCAGGCCCGGGCCCAGGCGGAGGCCCTGGAGGAGGCCCGGAAGGGGGCCGAGGCCCACCGGCTTGGGCTGGAGCTGGAGGAGATCGGGAGGCGAAGGAGGCTTTTGGAGGAGGAAAAAAAGCGCCTGGAGGCGGAGCTCGCCCACCTGACCCAGGAGGAGAAGCGGCTTGGGCTTCTTGCCTACCGCGATCTTCTGCGCCCGGGGGAGCCCTGCCCCCTGTGCGGCGGCGTGGTCCGCGCCCTGCCCCCGGTGCCGGAGGGGCTCGGGGCCTCCGGCCTCAGGAAGAGGCGGGAGGAGGGGGAGAAGGCCTTGCGGGAGGTCCTGACCCGGCTTGGGGCCCTGGCGGAGGAGGAGAGGGCCAAGCGGGAGGCCCTAAAGGCCCTGGGGGTTCCACCCCGCCCCGGCGATCCCAAGGCCCTGGAGGAGGAGCTTCAGGGGGCGCAAGCGAGGCTTCAGGAGCTTAGGGAACGGTATAGGGAAAAACAGGGGGAGGCCCGGGCCCTCGAGGAGGAGTTGAAGCGGCTGTCCCAGGAGTTGGAGCATGGGCGCCGGGAGCTTTCCGGCCTGGAGGGGGAGGTAGGGGCCCTAACGGATCTCGGCAAACAAGAAGCGGCCTGGGAAAGGGTCCGGGAAGCCTTGGCCTCCTTGCGGTGGGAGAAGGAGGCCTTGGGGGCTGGGCTTTACCGCCTGCTTTGGGAAAAGACGGGGGGGAGGCCGGTGGGGGAGCACATCGGGCAGCTTTCCCGAAGGCTGGAGGAGCTGGAAAAAAAGGAAGGGCTGGACCGCCAACTGGCCCAGGCCCTGGAGGAGGTTTCCCGGACCCTGGCGGGGCTTTCGGCCCAAGAGAAGGAGCAGGAAAAGGCCCTGGAGGAGGCCAAGAGCCGGGTCTTAGGCCTGATGCCCGAGGAGGAGGCCAAGGCCCTCTACCTCTCCCCTGAGGAGCGGGAGGCCTTGGCGAAGAGGGTCCGGGTCCACCGGGAGGAGCTTTCCCAGGTGGAGGCCCTCCTGGTGGAGGTGGAAAAGGAGGTCAGGGCCCGTTTTCCCGGTCCCCTCCCTTCCGTGGAGGAGGTGGAGGCCCGGCTGCGGGAGGTGGAGGCGCGGCTTTCCCAGGTGCAGGAGGACCTCCAGGGCAAGATGGGGAAAAAGGCCGTTTTGGAAGAGCGGCTAGAGGCCATGGAGGAAAAGCTCAAGCACCGCCAGGCGCTTGAGGCCCGTCTGGCGGAGGTGGTGCGGGAGGTGGACCTATGGGAAAAGCTGGCCTTTGACCTGCAGCAGAACAACTTCCCCGCCTACCTCCTGGGCCTCAGGCAGAGGAGCCTGGTGGAGCGGGCGGATGAGCTCATGGCCACCCTTTCCGCGGGCCGCTACCGCCTCCGCTCCAAGGAGGACGAGTACCAGGTCCTGGACCTCTGGACGGAGGCGGTGCGTCCGGTGAAGACCCTTTCCGGAGGGGAAAGCTTCCTGGCTAGCCTCTCCTTGGCCCTGGCCCTTTCCGAGGAGCTTTCCCGGGGGCGGCTTGGGGCCCTCTTTTTGGACGAGGGCTTCGGCACCGTGGACCCCGAGACCTTGGAGGTGGTGGCGGGGGTGTTGGAAGGCCTCCCCACCCGGGGGCGGCTGGTGGGGATCGTGACCCATGTGGAGGCCTTGGCGGAGAGGCTTCCGGCAAGGCTTCGGGTGCGCAAACACCCTTCGGGGAGCCGGGTGGAGTGGGCCTAG
- a CDS encoding ComF family protein produces MPWGWLEALLGHTCPGCGGRLDAPLLCQRCRQGLRAFAGPGVVYLGLYSRMGGVVRALKYRRRFALATLLAKPLAEGIRAQGWELEGITAVPTLFPRLLLRGYNPPELVAREVARRLGVPYRRVLRRTRYTPSQPTRGRARGRLPQDLFAPSLSVKGNWLLLDDVLTSGATFLRAKEALLRAGASQVYGAFLAVRDPGALGPYR; encoded by the coding sequence GTGCCTTGGGGTTGGCTTGAGGCCCTTTTGGGGCACACCTGCCCGGGATGCGGGGGCAGGTTGGATGCGCCTCTCCTTTGTCAACGTTGCCGCCAGGGCCTACGGGCTTTCGCTGGGCCAGGCGTGGTCTACCTAGGCCTCTATAGCCGTATGGGAGGGGTGGTACGGGCCTTGAAGTACCGGAGGCGGTTCGCCCTGGCTACCCTTCTGGCAAAGCCCCTGGCGGAGGGGATCCGGGCCCAGGGTTGGGAGCTGGAGGGGATCACGGCAGTGCCCACCCTCTTCCCCCGTCTCCTCCTGAGGGGGTATAACCCTCCGGAACTGGTGGCCCGGGAGGTGGCCAGGCGGCTTGGCGTGCCGTACCGGAGGGTTCTGAGGCGCACCCGTTACACCCCAAGCCAGCCCACCCGGGGCCGGGCTCGAGGGCGCTTGCCCCAGGACCTCTTCGCCCCGTCTCTTTCCGTGAAGGGAAACTGGCTTTTGCTGGACGACGTCTTAACCAGCGGGGCCACCTTCCTTAGGGCCAAGGAGGCCCTTTTGCGGGCGGGGGCGAGCCAGGTCTACGGGGCCTTCCTGGCGGTGCGGGACCCCGGGGCCCTGGGCCCTTACCGCTAA
- a CDS encoding zinc uptake transcriptional regulator, translated as MERSTRQRRAIRETFLEAGRPLSPQEVLELAKRKVPSLGLATVYRTLKGLVEEGFLIPVVLPGEPPRYEPAGREHHHHFLCRLCGKVYELLGCDLALEGHLPPGFLAEGHEVTVYGRCPECT; from the coding sequence ATGGAGCGCTCCACCCGGCAGCGGCGGGCCATCCGGGAAACCTTTTTAGAGGCAGGCCGGCCCCTCTCCCCCCAAGAGGTCCTGGAGCTGGCCAAGAGGAAGGTCCCCTCCTTGGGCCTGGCCACCGTGTACCGCACCCTAAAGGGCTTGGTGGAGGAGGGCTTCCTAATCCCCGTGGTCCTTCCCGGCGAACCCCCCCGGTACGAACCCGCAGGCCGGGAACACCATCACCACTTCCTTTGCCGCCTCTGCGGGAAGGTGTACGAGCTTTTGGGCTGTGACCTAGCCCTGGAAGGCCACCTGCCTCCGGGCTTTTTAGCCGAAGGCCACGAGGTCACGGTCTACGGCCGCTGCCCAGAGTGCACCTAG
- a CDS encoding CBS domain-containing protein → MKKAKDIMSTEVVKIQGSATVKEAINLMKETGLRALIVDRRNEEDAYGIITETDIVYKVIAYGKDPSTVQVHEIMTKPVITVNPDLGVEYVARLFANTGIRRAPVIQGEVIGIVSVTDILRKAVF, encoded by the coding sequence ATGAAAAAGGCCAAGGACATCATGTCCACCGAGGTGGTGAAGATCCAGGGTTCGGCCACGGTGAAGGAGGCCATCAACCTCATGAAGGAGACGGGCCTTAGGGCCCTCATCGTGGACCGGCGCAACGAGGAGGACGCCTACGGCATCATCACCGAGACCGACATTGTCTACAAGGTCATCGCCTACGGCAAGGACCCCAGCACGGTGCAGGTGCACGAGATCATGACCAAGCCGGTGATCACCGTAAACCCTGACCTGGGCGTGGAGTACGTGGCCCGGCTTTTTGCCAACACCGGGATCCGCCGGGCACCGGTCATCCAGGGGGAGGTGATCGGCATCGTTTCCGTGACGGACATCCTGCGCAAGGCGGTCTTCTAA
- a CDS encoding DUF4258 domain-containing protein — MRKIRRLEDLLPHLREGRYRLGPHVAKHMLQEGFTELDVLRALEWGRELAIYPEDQRMLVLGYMVFPPRLRLPLHVVLEYATPRHVDIVTAFIPKEPYRVYSRARIAAILRFDGALEEVRWTRPKEAYPAWD; from the coding sequence GTGAGAAAGATCCGCCGCCTGGAAGACCTTCTGCCCCACCTCCGGGAAGGCCGCTACCGCCTTGGGCCCCACGTGGCCAAGCACATGCTACAGGAGGGCTTCACCGAGCTGGATGTGCTCAGGGCCTTGGAATGGGGCCGGGAGTTGGCCATCTACCCCGAGGACCAGAGGATGCTGGTCTTGGGCTACATGGTCTTTCCCCCGCGCCTGAGGCTTCCCCTGCATGTGGTGCTGGAGTACGCCACGCCCCGGCACGTGGACATCGTGACCGCCTTCATCCCCAAGGAACCCTACCGGGTCTACTCCCGGGCCCGGATCGCCGCCATCCTGCGCTTTGACGGGGCCTTGGAGGAGGTGCGCTGGACTAGGCCCAAGGAAGCCTACCCCGCCTGGGACTAG